From the Caldisericia bacterium genome, the window TGTAAGGGAAAATTCAACTATATAGTTTACCTGCTTTGGAAATACATATCCCATTATAAGTATTGGCTTCTCTACGCCCTCGCTTCTCAACTCTATTCCTTCCTCAAGATTCCTTACAGCAAGATAGTCTGCTCCAAGATTTTCCAGTTCCTTTGCTATTTCCACAGAGCCATGCCCATAGGCATTACTTTTTACAACTGCTATAAGTTTTCTATTTCCTATTATTTCTCTTACCTTTTCATAGTTCTTTTTGAGATTATCAAGATTTATCTCAGCCCAAACAGGTCTTAAGAGAACTCCATTTTTCATGGATTTACCACATATGTGTATTCATCAAAGTAGAGGTCTCTCCCCCAATCCACCTCTCCTTTAATCTTTATTACCTTTTCTCCAACAAGTTCCACTCTGAAGAGATGGGAATTGTACCATAAAGTTTTTGGATTTCCTAATTTGAAGGGATTTTCCTTTATTATAGGTAGGTCACTTTCCAGTATGTCCCCCTCTCCAAGAGAGTACCATGAGAATTTTCTTACAACATCTGTTATGACGAGGTTCATTTCAAGAAGAGACTTTTCAATGGCAAGCCACTTTTTCATATCTGATTCTATGGTTGTTAGTCCAAAGTAGCCAGAACTTCCCACTCCTTTTACTCCCTCAAGAAGTCTTGAGATAAACAACTCTATCCCTTTTACCGTCTCAACAGGGTCTGTGAAGAATACATCAAATTTTCCCTTCAATTCCTCTGGTATCTCCCACCTTGCATCGTATCTTATAGCTTTAAGGTTGCTTAAGCCCTTCTCTTTGCTAATTCTATCTATGAAATTTACAAGCCTTTCATCAACTTCAAGTACCACTATTTCTTCTGGTAGTTTTGATAGTGCAAATAGAATCCCCATAAGGTCGTCATCACCGAGTATGAGTATCTTTTT encodes:
- a CDS encoding bis-aminopropyl spermidine synthase family protein, which codes for MERVKEEIIRFLSRGGKDFWSIVSFSNYSAKEVIDAIGTLIKDGIIEERNEKFYVKNPLPEIVSTSYRCSECKGRGVVDEKDRWRNLLNEYNNIAKERPRPTTLYDQGVVDSDTALARMLYMLERGDIYKKKILILGDDDLMGILFALSKLPEEIVVLEVDERLVNFIDRISKEKGLSNLKAIRYDARWEIPEELKGKFDVFFTDPVETVKGIELFISRLLEGVKGVGSSGYFGLTTIESDMKKWLAIEKSLLEMNLVITDVVRKFSWYSLGEGDILESDLPIIKENPFKLGNPKTLWYNSHLFRVELVGEKVIKIKGEVDWGRDLYFDEYTYVVNP